A section of the Posidoniimonas corsicana genome encodes:
- a CDS encoding two-component system sensor histidine kinase NtrB, giving the protein MCSQVLPQSVCGEWTPRDPWERALGASSDGLWEWRPNGETWCAPQFWRLLGYSVADTAAGRDFTRLLHPSDRLPVAEQLHECCEAGRPFDMQFRLQAQSGEFLWVRAQAAAYRDDEGRSYSVAGSIKDITGYRATAEALRDREKRFYRRQRLDALDCLAGGIAHEFNNLMQAVRGYIECASRSLPPESDAAQDLAKALLAVGHSTELTGRLLNFAGSEEQDEHLVDVGAVVAAVTELVRPIIGSGIVLTCRTCEEPLTVLADETALRQALLNLSINARDAMDGVGELTIEFHPFWLAAEHGATVGELKPGGYARILVTDTGVGVPSHLVEKIFQPFFSTKEVGKGSGLGLPSVLGAVEAFGGHVELHTTPNVGTTFAIYLPLIKGTEVDRSPETRPNRRVLLAAPESPFRESTRRMLESIGCRVTCSDGIAAAREVLGVRPDTFDLLLADVDARTAALRDELAGLKAVAPSLPCVVTAGVRHVVKQDLADMDDINVLQKPLDAAALAAGLAAAMRYDPMATE; this is encoded by the coding sequence ATGTGCTCTCAGGTGCTGCCTCAATCTGTGTGCGGTGAATGGACCCCCAGAGACCCCTGGGAGAGGGCGCTGGGAGCGTCTAGCGATGGCCTGTGGGAATGGCGTCCAAACGGCGAGACTTGGTGCGCCCCACAGTTCTGGCGATTGCTGGGGTACAGCGTCGCCGATACGGCGGCGGGCCGAGACTTCACCAGGCTCCTGCACCCGTCCGACCGCTTGCCGGTCGCCGAGCAGCTGCACGAGTGCTGCGAGGCGGGCAGGCCCTTCGACATGCAGTTCCGCCTGCAGGCTCAAAGTGGTGAGTTCTTGTGGGTGCGGGCCCAGGCAGCCGCCTATCGAGACGACGAGGGGCGCTCGTACTCGGTCGCGGGTTCGATCAAGGACATCACTGGCTACAGAGCAACCGCTGAAGCGTTGCGGGACCGTGAGAAGCGTTTCTACCGAAGGCAGCGACTAGACGCTTTGGACTGCCTTGCCGGCGGTATCGCGCACGAGTTCAACAACCTCATGCAGGCCGTCCGGGGCTACATCGAATGCGCATCGAGAAGCCTGCCACCTGAGTCCGACGCGGCCCAAGACCTCGCCAAGGCGTTGCTGGCGGTTGGGCACTCAACCGAACTTACCGGGCGGCTACTCAACTTTGCGGGGTCCGAAGAGCAAGACGAGCATCTCGTGGACGTCGGCGCCGTCGTGGCCGCAGTGACGGAACTGGTTAGGCCGATCATTGGGAGCGGGATCGTCCTCACCTGTCGAACGTGCGAAGAGCCGCTCACGGTCCTCGCCGATGAGACCGCGTTACGGCAGGCGCTGCTGAACCTGTCCATCAATGCCCGCGACGCGATGGACGGCGTCGGTGAGCTGACGATCGAATTCCACCCGTTCTGGCTAGCAGCGGAGCACGGGGCGACGGTTGGCGAACTCAAACCAGGCGGGTACGCCCGCATCCTGGTCACCGACACGGGCGTCGGGGTACCCAGCCACTTAGTCGAGAAGATCTTCCAGCCGTTCTTCTCAACCAAGGAGGTGGGCAAGGGATCCGGGCTGGGCCTGCCCTCGGTGCTAGGCGCCGTGGAGGCCTTCGGTGGCCACGTAGAACTGCATACGACGCCCAACGTCGGCACGACCTTCGCCATCTATTTGCCGCTGATTAAGGGGACGGAGGTCGACCGGTCCCCTGAAACCCGCCCTAACCGACGAGTCCTACTCGCCGCTCCTGAGTCGCCATTCCGAGAGTCGACGCGGAGGATGCTCGAGTCGATCGGCTGCCGCGTCACGTGCTCCGACGGCATCGCCGCTGCGCGCGAAGTGCTGGGCGTCCGCCCAGACACGTTTGACCTGCTACTTGCGGATGTCGACGCACGTACCGCGGCGCTGCGAGACGAGCTTGCCGGGCTCAAGGCCGTTGCACCCAGCCTGCCGTGTGTCGTCACCGCGGGCGTCCGGCACGTGGTCAAGCAGGATCTGGCGGACATGGACGACATCAACGTGCTGCAGAAGCCATTGGACGCCGCAGCGTTGGCGGCGGGGCTAGCAGCCGCTATGCGCTACGACCCGATGGCCACGGAGTAG
- a CDS encoding diguanylate cyclase domain-containing protein: MAASSPLPWMLINLLFACLAIGIGFVAGAFFFGGKKRPGDDDQGNAQEVALEKRLALERALLATGQLHDIATGVASDVGKHSRCVEQISRDLRAAEDAHGVVDQSIVTTALTRIVSANDMLQKKLEKAEKQIKAQAAEIAIHESEARTDSLTSLANRRAFDDELKRRFAEWERKQTPFCLVILDVDHFKNFNDTHGHQAGDEVLKRVAAAMRKSTRTMDIPCRYGGEEFAIVLPATSLHDAMALSERVRTEIEGGVLEHEGKNLKVTASIGVAQISQGDDAKRILRRADDALYISKDEGRNRGYVNIEGECYAVLDRMAQEKEKKEKAAEKPAVGHLLDQLPSRTVFVNQLMQRVAESQRSGTPLSVLVVGLDGAGEIQANYGENASRCLLDSVAQFLISTLREMDTVCMLAADRFGVLLPNTTAADAEVIARRANSALSLCAVPVGDQNLTLDARFTYTTVQELETATQLLSRAESALADVTDQDEPLLV, encoded by the coding sequence ATGGCGGCTAGTTCACCACTACCCTGGATGCTGATCAACCTGCTGTTCGCCTGCCTGGCGATCGGGATTGGGTTCGTTGCTGGCGCGTTCTTCTTTGGTGGGAAGAAACGCCCCGGCGACGACGATCAGGGCAACGCCCAGGAGGTGGCGCTCGAGAAACGCCTAGCGCTCGAGCGGGCGCTGCTGGCCACCGGCCAGCTGCACGACATCGCCACCGGCGTGGCGTCTGACGTCGGCAAGCACTCGCGTTGCGTCGAGCAGATCTCACGCGACCTGCGCGCCGCCGAAGACGCCCACGGCGTGGTGGACCAGTCCATCGTCACCACGGCGCTGACACGGATTGTCTCGGCCAACGACATGCTCCAGAAGAAGCTCGAGAAGGCCGAGAAGCAGATCAAGGCCCAGGCGGCCGAGATCGCGATCCACGAGAGCGAGGCCCGCACCGACTCGCTCACGAGCCTGGCCAATCGCCGCGCGTTCGACGACGAGCTCAAGCGGCGGTTCGCCGAGTGGGAACGCAAGCAGACGCCGTTCTGCCTTGTGATCCTCGACGTCGACCACTTCAAGAACTTCAACGACACCCACGGCCACCAGGCCGGAGACGAGGTGCTCAAGCGGGTCGCGGCCGCGATGCGCAAGAGCACCCGCACAATGGACATCCCGTGCCGCTACGGCGGTGAGGAGTTCGCCATCGTGCTGCCGGCCACGTCGCTCCACGACGCCATGGCGCTCTCCGAACGAGTCCGGACGGAGATCGAGGGGGGCGTTCTCGAACACGAGGGCAAGAACCTCAAGGTCACCGCCAGCATCGGCGTGGCTCAGATTAGCCAGGGCGACGACGCTAAACGCATCCTCCGCCGCGCGGACGACGCGCTCTACATCTCCAAGGACGAAGGCCGTAACCGCGGCTATGTGAACATCGAGGGCGAGTGCTACGCGGTGCTCGACAGGATGGCCCAAGAAAAAGAGAAGAAAGAGAAGGCGGCCGAGAAGCCGGCCGTCGGGCACCTGCTCGATCAGCTCCCAAGCCGCACGGTGTTCGTCAACCAGCTGATGCAGCGCGTCGCCGAGTCGCAGCGCAGCGGCACGCCGCTCTCGGTGCTGGTGGTCGGCCTCGATGGCGCGGGCGAGATCCAGGCCAACTACGGCGAGAACGCGAGCCGCTGCCTGCTGGATTCGGTGGCCCAGTTCTTGATCAGCACACTCCGAGAGATGGACACCGTCTGCATGCTGGCCGCCGACCGGTTCGGCGTGCTGCTGCCCAACACCACCGCCGCCGACGCAGAGGTTATCGCCCGTCGGGCCAACTCGGCGCTCTCGCTCTGCGCCGTGCCGGTTGGCGACCAGAACCTCACGCTCGACGCGCGGTTCACGTACACCACCGTGCAGGAGTTGGAGACCGCCACGCAGTTGCTGTCCCGCGCCGAGTCGGCGCTGGCAGACGTGACCGACCAGGACGAACCGCTGCTGGTGTAG
- a CDS encoding class I SAM-dependent methyltransferase, translated as MDERLDRIASMANQIAYEGRDLDEYIDGAPHIKHESLRELYGRLVLEVFDAAKESTDSPVVADLGAGEGGVTLPFLELGAQVVAVDISSSQLAALKSKAQGRSDQLDARCQDIHDFLKEEDASYDIVAVNAFLHHIPDYLSLIRRAVSLLKPGGVFFSFQDPLRYDTVGFANRALTDTGYFFWRLSGGAKGDVLGGIYRRARRKFGVYHDDSKSDNAEYHVVRNGVDQEAIANLLVELGCECRVVRYYSSQNTLFQKLGEKLGLENVFGVVAKRPR; from the coding sequence ATGGACGAGCGCCTGGACCGAATCGCCAGCATGGCGAATCAGATCGCCTATGAGGGCAGGGACCTCGATGAGTACATCGACGGCGCGCCCCACATCAAGCACGAGAGCCTCCGTGAACTCTACGGGAGGCTGGTGCTCGAGGTTTTTGATGCGGCCAAAGAGTCAACCGATTCGCCGGTGGTCGCCGACTTGGGCGCAGGCGAGGGCGGCGTAACGCTGCCCTTCCTTGAGTTGGGGGCGCAGGTCGTAGCGGTCGACATCTCCTCCTCGCAGCTGGCGGCGCTCAAGAGCAAAGCCCAGGGACGCAGCGACCAGCTCGACGCACGCTGCCAAGACATCCACGACTTCCTCAAGGAGGAGGACGCGTCCTACGATATCGTGGCGGTCAACGCGTTCCTGCACCACATCCCCGACTACCTGTCGTTGATCCGCCGCGCGGTGTCCCTGCTAAAGCCGGGCGGGGTTTTCTTCTCTTTCCAGGACCCGTTGCGGTACGACACCGTTGGGTTTGCGAACCGCGCTCTGACCGACACCGGATACTTCTTCTGGCGGCTTTCGGGTGGGGCCAAGGGTGACGTCCTCGGCGGGATCTACCGCAGGGCACGCCGCAAGTTTGGCGTCTACCACGATGACTCAAAGAGCGACAACGCGGAGTACCACGTTGTGCGGAACGGGGTCGACCAGGAAGCGATTGCGAACCTGCTAGTCGAACTCGGCTGCGAGTGTAGGGTGGTTCGCTACTACAGCTCGCAGAACACGCTCTTTCAAAAGCTGGGCGAGAAGCTCGGCTTGGAGAACGTGTTCGGCGTGGTCGCCAAGCGGCCGCGGTGA
- a CDS encoding RNA polymerase sigma factor — MADEQHLRFSRLLDQHGAALVLYARQWPCDAEDVVQDALVSLMRQSPPPENPARWLYRVVRNGAIDASRRQAVRASHERKGGKLRDAWFESNLETPLDAADAQRALAALPLELREVVVLRIWGGHTLAEIGKLTGCSSSTAHRNYNAALAELRKHWSLGCPNVDR, encoded by the coding sequence ATGGCCGACGAACAGCACCTGCGGTTCTCACGACTGCTCGACCAGCACGGCGCCGCTCTGGTGCTGTACGCCCGGCAGTGGCCGTGCGACGCCGAGGACGTCGTGCAGGACGCGCTCGTTTCGTTGATGCGGCAGTCGCCGCCGCCCGAGAACCCGGCCAGGTGGCTGTACCGCGTCGTGCGGAACGGCGCGATCGACGCCTCCCGCCGACAAGCGGTCCGCGCGTCGCACGAACGCAAGGGCGGCAAACTGCGGGACGCGTGGTTCGAGTCGAATCTCGAAACGCCGCTGGACGCGGCCGACGCCCAGCGGGCGCTCGCCGCCCTTCCGCTGGAGCTGCGGGAGGTAGTGGTGCTGAGGATCTGGGGCGGCCACACGCTCGCGGAGATCGGCAAGCTCACCGGCTGCTCGTCGAGCACGGCCCACCGAAACTACAACGCGGCGCTCGCCGAACTACGCAAACATTGGAGCCTGGGATGTCCGAACGTAGACCGCTGA